The proteins below come from a single Drosophila suzukii chromosome X, CBGP_Dsuzu_IsoJpt1.0, whole genome shotgun sequence genomic window:
- the LOC108019180 gene encoding ATP-binding cassette sub-family F member 2 → MSSAAKKRDAQKKKDARNKKIQQIPSTKKANGAPERELTEEEKLCAKLEEEARISAEARSCTGSLAVHPRSRDVKIANFSITFFGSELLQDTMLELNCGRRYGLIGLNGCGKSSLLACLGGREVPVPPHIDIFHLTREIPASSKSALQCVMEVDEERIKLEKLAEELAMSEEDDAQEQLIDIYERLDDMSADLAEVKAARILHGLGFDKAMQQKQAKDFSGGWRMRIALARALFVKPHLLLLDEPTNHLDLDACVWLEEELKTYKRILVLISHSQDFLNGVCTNIIHLTGKRLKYYTGNYEAFVRTRMELLENQMKQYNWEQDQISHMKNYIARFGHGSAKLARQAQSKEKTLAKMVAQGLTEKVSDDKVLNFYFPSCGKVPPPVIMVQNVNFRYNDETPWIYKNLEFGIDLDTRLALVGPNGAGKSTLLKLLYGDLVPTSGMIRKNSHLRIARYHQHLHELLDLDASPLEYMMRAFPDVKEKEEMRKIIGRYGLTGRQQVCPIRQLSDGQRCRVVFAWLAWQVPHLLLLDEPTNHLDMETIDALADAINDFDGGMVLVSHDFRLINQVAEEIWVCEKETVTKWKGGILDYKDHLKNKITSENEKKAKAGK, encoded by the exons AGGCCAATGGTGCTCCGGAACGCGAACTGACCGAGGAGGAGAAGCTGTGCGCCAAGCTCGAGGAGGAGGCCCGGATCAGTGCGGAGGCCCGATCCTGCACCGGATCGCTGGCGGTGCATCCGCGATCCCGTGACGTCAAGATCGCCAACTTCTCGATCACGTTCTTTGGCTCCGAGCTGCTGCAGGACACCATGCTGGAGTTGAACTGCGGACGTCGCTACGGTCTGATTGGCCTTAACGGATGCGGAAAGTCCTCGCTGCTTGCTTGTCTCGGAGGCAGGGAGGTGCCCGTACCGCCGCACATCGACATCTTCCATTTGACGCGCGAAATCCCGGCCAGCTCGAAGAGTGCGCTGCAGTGCGTCATGGAGGTGGACGAGGAGCGCATCAAGCTGGAAAAACTGGCCGAAGAGCTGGCCATGAGCGAGGAGGACGATGCCCAGGAGCAGCTGATCGACATCTATGAGCGGCTGGACGATATGTCTGCCGATCTGGCGGAGGTCAAGGCGGCCCGCATCCTTCACGGTCTCGGCTTCGACAAGGCCATGCAACAGAAACAGGCCAAGGACTTCTCTG GTGGTTGGCGTATGCGTATCGCCCTGGCCCGCGCTCTGTTTGTGAAGCCCCATCTCCTGCTGCTGGACGAGCCGACGAATCACTTGGATCTGGACGCCTGTGTCTGGCTGGAGGAGGAGCTGAAGACATACAAGCGCATCCTGGTGCTCATCTCGCACTCGCAGGATTTCCTCAACGGTGTCTGCACGAACATCATCCACCTGACGGGCAAGCGGCTCAAGTACTACACGGGTAACTATGAGGCTTTTGTGCGCACACGCATGGAACTGCTGGAGAACCAGATGAAGCAGTACAACTGGGAGCAGGACCAGATTTCGCACATGAAAAACTACATTGCTCGCTTCGGTCACGGTTCTGCCAAGTTGGCGCGACAGGCGCAGTCCAAGGAGAAGACGCTGGCCAAGATGGTCGCCCAGGGCCTCACTGAGAAGGTGTCCGACGACAAGGTGCTCAACTTCTATTTCCCATCGTGCGGCAAGGTGCCGCCACCCGTGATTATGGTGCAG AACGTTAATTTCCGGTACAACGATGAAACACCTTGGATCTACAAGAATCTTGAGTTCGGTATCGATCTGGACACACGTCTCGCCTTGGTGGGACCCAACGGAGCCGGCAAGTCCACGCTGCTGAAGCTGCTTTATGGCGATCTGGTGCCCACCTCTGGCATGATCCGCAAAAACTCGCATTTGCGCATCGCTCGCTACCACCAGCATCTGCACGAGCTGCTTGATTTGGACGCCAGTCCGTTAGAGTACATGATGCGCGCCTTCCCCGATGTCAAGGAGAAGGAGGAGATGCGCAAGATCATTGGTCGCTACGGACTGACAGGTCGCCAGCAGGTCTGTCCGATCCGTCAGCTGTCCGACGGCCAGCGGTGTCGCGTCGTGTTCGCCTGGCTGGCCTGGCAGGTGCCGCACCTGCTGCTGCTTGACGAACCTACCAATCACTTGGACATGGAGACCATCGACGCGCTCGCCGATGCGATCAACGATTTCGACGGAGGCATGGTGCTAGTTAGTCACGATTTCCGTCTGATCAACCAG GTGGCTGAGGAGATTTGGGTGTGCGAGAAGGAGACGGTGACCAAGTGGAAGGGTGGCATTCTGGACTACAAGGACCATCTCAAGAACAAGATCACCTCCGAGAACGAGAAGAAGGCCAAGGCGGGAAAGTAG
- the Hap40 gene encoding uncharacterized protein Hap40, with protein sequence MDKLRGGSLVGGGSSSGNSGSEHHQLEQYPKNLIEQYLRASSKIKKFERAGFFKRFAPSVVDVQADFQRLAYSFEESGIQQYAAMCHIGFAKCESYGGAPQRESEAYLRAARSFLAAHNESGQLHLRTRHSGFREGALHCYHRAADRAVDEGVFKAAILRELKQLQRQLDSTSSFASPTHQIHDLEISAETCGQRGDFRSALQHYDDIVDNVYERRGARMYGDLLRRVEVLRLLLLVHLNLPPARQSPAHIKLIEYYYNLAQFEARPSSADDGGSVERPGAFVPEQQQYALAEITCAWVERKMCDLKHLLRDFGSEFGALSDVERQLLTVMHVELSRSY encoded by the exons ATGGACAAACTCCGCGGCGGTAGCCTGGTCGGCGGTGGATCCTCCAGCGGGAATTCTGGTTCGGAGCACCACCAACTGGAGCAGTACCCCAAAAACCTGATCGAGCAATATCTTAGGGCCTCCAGCAAGATCAAGAAGTTCGAGCGGGCCGGCTTCTTTAA ACGCTTTGCGCCCAGCGTGGTCGATGTGCAGGCGGACTTCCAGCGACTGGCCTACAGCTTCGAGGAGTCGGGCATCCAGCAGTACGCGGCCATGTGCCACATTGGCTTTGCCAAGTGCGAGTCCTACGGCGGCGCCCCGCAGCGCGAATCGGAGGCCTACCTGCGGGCAGCGAGGTCCTTCCTGGCGGCACACAACGAATCTGGCCAGCTGCACCTGCGCACCCGGCACTCGGGCTTCCGGGAGGGGGCCCTGCACTGCTATCACCGTGCCGCGGATCGAGCTGTGGACGAGGGCGTCTTCAAGGCGGCCATCCTACGAGAACTGAAGCAGCTGCAGCGCCAACTGGACAGCACCAGCAGCTTTGCCTCGCCCACCCATCAGATCCACGACCTAGAGATCAGCGCCGAGACATGCGGTCAGCGGGGCGACTTCAGGAGTGCTCTGCAGCACTACGACGACATTGTGGACAATGTTTACGAGCGACGCGGGGCTCGCATGTACGGGGATCTCTTGCGGCGCGTGGAGGTACTGCGTCTGCTGCTCCTGGTCCATTTGAATCTGCCGCCCGCCCGCCAGTCACCTGCCCACATCAAGCTGATTGAGTACTACTACAATTTGGCCCAGTTTGAGGCGCGTCCCAGCTCGGCGGACGATGGTGGTTCGGTGGAGCGTCCGGGTGCGTTTGTGCCGGAGCAGCAGCAGTACGCGCTGGCGGAGATTACGTGTGCCTGGGTGGAGCGCAAGATGTGCGATCTTAAGCATCTGCTTCGCGACTTTGGGTCGGAGTTTGGAGCTCTGAGTGACGTGGAAAGACAGCTTCTGACGGTCATGCATGTGGAACTGTCCAGGAGCTACTAG
- the Pis gene encoding CDP-diacylglycerol--inositol 3-phosphatidyltransferase, whose amino-acid sequence MAIAEHDNVFIFVPNLIGYARIILALIAFWFMSTNYVISGWCYVTSALLDAVDGHAARAFNQSTRFGAMLDQLTDRCGTTGLLVTLAYFYPRYMFWFQLSIAIDVACHWLFMQTSVVVGRSSHKVNENFIMRLYYQKDILTFMCCVNELFYVCLYLLHFTYGPLIFGASLFKILAFLTGPFAVLKALISVMHAYVAGIDLAAVDVRERQEKRQKSEPLAGKKVE is encoded by the exons ATGGCAATTGCCGAGCACGACAACGTCTTCATCTTTGTGCCAAATTTGATCG GCTATGCCCGCATCATTCTTGCCCTGATCGCGTTCTGGTTCATGTCCACCAACTATGTGATCTCCGGCTGGTGTTATGTAACCTCCGCCCTGCTGGACGCCGTCGATGGACACGCCGCCCGGGCCTTCAACCAAA GCACTCGTTTTGGAGCCATGCTGGACCAGTTGACCGACCGCTGCGGAACCACCGGCCTCTTGGTCACTTTGGCCTACTTCTATCCTCGCTACATGTTCTGGTTCCAGCTGTCCATCGCCATCGATGTGGCCTGTCACTGGCTCTTCATGCAGAC GAGCGTTGTGGTTGGACGTAGCTCGCACAAGGTGAACGAGAACTTCATCATGCGCCTGTACTACCAGAAGGACATTCTCACCTTCATGTGCTGCGTCAACGAGCTGTTCTACGTGTGCTTGTACCTCTTGCATTTCACCTACGGCCCGCTGA TATTCGGCGCCTCGCTCTTCAAGATACTCGCCTTCCTCACGGGTCCCTTTGCCGTGCTGAAGGCCCTGATCTCTGTGATGCATGCCTACGTGGCGGGCATCGATCTGGCCGCCGTGGATGTGCGCGAGCGCCAGGAGAAGCGCCAGAAGTCGGAGCCGTTGGCCGGCAAGAAAGTGGAGTAA
- the LOC108019144 gene encoding mitochondrial inner membrane protease subunit 1, with amino-acid sequence MKILSRLGRLMRYTVAYAAITHCTFEYIGDFVLCKGPSMEPTLYSDNVLLTERLSKHWRTYQPGDIVIAVSPINAGQFICKRIVAVSGDQVLTQKPSPIEAEFSGRQDSAASKKKPVMTKDYVPRGYVWIEGDNKGNSSDSRYYGPIPVGLIRSRVLCRIWPISEVTGL; translated from the exons ATGAAGATCCTATCCCGTCTGGGCCGCCTGATGCGGTACACCGTGGCCTATGCGGCTATCACACACTGCACCTTTGAGTACATCGGCGACTTTGTCCTG TGCAAAGGACCCTCCATGGAGCCCACCCTCTACTCGGACAACGTGCTGCTCACCGAGCGCCTGTCGAAACACTGGCGAACCTACCAGCCGGGCGACATTGTGATCGCAGTTTCACCCATCAACGCCGGTCAGTTCATATGCAAACGAATCGTGGCTGTGTCCGGTGACCAGGTGCTCACCCAGAAGCCGAGCCCCATTGAGGCGGAGTTCAGCGGTCGTCAGGATAGCGCCGCAAGCAAGAAAAAGCCTGTGATGACCAAGGACTATGTGCCGCGCGGTTACGTTTGGATCGAGGGCGACAACAAGGGCAACAGCTCGGACTCGCGTTACTACGGACCCATTCCGGTGGGTCTAATCCGGAGTCGCGTGCTGTGCCGCATCTGGCCGATCTCCGAGGTCACTGGGCTCTAG
- the LOC108019141 gene encoding uncharacterized protein isoform X1: MLATSLLARRNVLNLPAFNTWRSRLRIDRHRPSSTVAPKIPLKEVPQPQFTRAYTASKAMDTPADVFRGITDRFAGVTVDGREEKVDKGSFQDKLKKSLDFWTTNKNRAIWFRVYQEQADWVPVLAENGFDFHHARTGVVTMYRWLPENESNNLPNFAHTLMGVGGLVINEKNEVLVVSDRYAMIPNSWKLPGGYVEPRENLIDAAIREVDEETGIRTEFRSVVSLRHAHGGTFGCSDLYVVIALKPLNLDFKRCEREIARLQWMPIAEYLEHPQVHQTNRQFVTTFLDYEKRGLTITCRDDVHQVLKKKYSLYYVEREQQQQQQNDQENS, translated from the exons ATGTTGGCCACAAGTCTTCTGGCTCGCAGAAACGTTCTAAACCTGCCGGCGTTCAATACATGGCGTTCGCGTCTCCGCATCGATAGACACCGCCCATCATCCACGGTAGCCCCCAAAATCCCACTAAAGGAGGTTCCACAGCCACAATTTACCCGAGCCTACACCGC CTCCAAAGCCATGGATACCCCTGCGGATGTGTTCCGCGGCATTACGGATCGCTTTGCCGGAGTCACAGTTGATGGTCGCGAGGAGAAGGTGGACAAAGGCAGCTTCCAGGACAAACTAAAGA AATCCCTGGACTTTTGGACAACGAACAAGAACCGGGCGATTTGGTTCCGTGTGTACCAAGAGCAGGCCGACTGGGTGCCCGTTCTGGCGGAGAACGGCTTCGACTTCCATCATGCACGAACTGGCGTGGTGACCATGTACCGCTGGCTGCCGGAGAACGAGTCCAACAACCTGCCCAACTTCGCGCACACACTGAtgggcgtcggcgggctggtGATCAACGAAAAGAACGAGGTTCTGGTGGTGTCCGATCGGTATGCGATGATACCCAACAGCTGGAAGCTGCCCGGCGGCTATGTGGAGCCGCGGGAGAATCTCATCGATGCGGCGATCCGGGAGGTGGACGAGGAGACGGGAATCCGGACCGAGTTCCGGTCGGTGGTCAGTCTGCGACATGCGCACGGCGGCACCTTCGGCTGCTCCGATCTCTATGTGGTCATTGCGCTGAAGCCCCTAAATTTGGATTTCAAGCGATGCGAACGGGAGATTGCGCGACTCCAGTGGATGCCCATCGCGGAGTATCTGGAGCATCCGCAGGTGCACCAGACGAACCGGCAGTTCGTCACCACGTTTCTGGACTACGAGAAGCGCGGCCTGACCATCACCTGTCGCGACGATGTCCACCAGGTGCTCAAGAAGAAGTACAGCCTGTATTACGTGGAgcgggagcagcagcagcagcagcagaatgATCAAGAGAACTCGTGA
- the LOC108019141 gene encoding uncharacterized protein isoform X2, producing the protein MDTPADVFRGITDRFAGVTVDGREEKVDKGSFQDKLKKSLDFWTTNKNRAIWFRVYQEQADWVPVLAENGFDFHHARTGVVTMYRWLPENESNNLPNFAHTLMGVGGLVINEKNEVLVVSDRYAMIPNSWKLPGGYVEPRENLIDAAIREVDEETGIRTEFRSVVSLRHAHGGTFGCSDLYVVIALKPLNLDFKRCEREIARLQWMPIAEYLEHPQVHQTNRQFVTTFLDYEKRGLTITCRDDVHQVLKKKYSLYYVEREQQQQQQNDQENS; encoded by the exons ATGGATACCCCTGCGGATGTGTTCCGCGGCATTACGGATCGCTTTGCCGGAGTCACAGTTGATGGTCGCGAGGAGAAGGTGGACAAAGGCAGCTTCCAGGACAAACTAAAGA AATCCCTGGACTTTTGGACAACGAACAAGAACCGGGCGATTTGGTTCCGTGTGTACCAAGAGCAGGCCGACTGGGTGCCCGTTCTGGCGGAGAACGGCTTCGACTTCCATCATGCACGAACTGGCGTGGTGACCATGTACCGCTGGCTGCCGGAGAACGAGTCCAACAACCTGCCCAACTTCGCGCACACACTGAtgggcgtcggcgggctggtGATCAACGAAAAGAACGAGGTTCTGGTGGTGTCCGATCGGTATGCGATGATACCCAACAGCTGGAAGCTGCCCGGCGGCTATGTGGAGCCGCGGGAGAATCTCATCGATGCGGCGATCCGGGAGGTGGACGAGGAGACGGGAATCCGGACCGAGTTCCGGTCGGTGGTCAGTCTGCGACATGCGCACGGCGGCACCTTCGGCTGCTCCGATCTCTATGTGGTCATTGCGCTGAAGCCCCTAAATTTGGATTTCAAGCGATGCGAACGGGAGATTGCGCGACTCCAGTGGATGCCCATCGCGGAGTATCTGGAGCATCCGCAGGTGCACCAGACGAACCGGCAGTTCGTCACCACGTTTCTGGACTACGAGAAGCGCGGCCTGACCATCACCTGTCGCGACGATGTCCACCAGGTGCTCAAGAAGAAGTACAGCCTGTATTACGTGGAgcgggagcagcagcagcagcagcagaatgATCAAGAGAACTCGTGA
- the LOC108018970 gene encoding SRSF protein kinase 3, with protein sequence MDTDRSDSDDSKMKTNEYNAPPHEDRGKKIRYTYQSSEDGSDGDQTARMPADVNERPSGESERISASECTPPDKDPDPVTIGDILNNRYHAIKKLGSGHFSTVWLCFDCTAERYCAVKVVKSAETYMETARDEIRLLCAMDEFEGHPLRKRIVEFIDHFYMTVSHCTHLCLVFEVLGDNLFTLIQKSRFSGLPIKNVKQIAKQVLEGLYFLHNKCHIIHTDLKPENVLVVNSDAAVRGQVNQTINRFLKAQSKLRKSGHGSARGSLSDRERNRCRNPDCIKLTKTAKRKQRARVKRLVTFFHGHRRWLRLEAIDDLLSLAKQGQLSRDTAAMGVTGKLTFMPFNFDGLQILDEHQVEYIENIPIVERVGDMPAEPPNRDPNGGPNGVRNVDRRSRARRREDREQDSDSDVVGSFDEEPEECVDPVGLLIHSPKNFMQYALKKAMASDRAQSPHHQPTRRSVRRGSTSHQRRRKKTGSVVPNPAKNEAYMKRKREANLLAYLQGKDPATEFCEVNVKIADMGNGCWFHHHFADDIQTREYRAVEVILGAGYSETADIWSAACLFWEMVTGDYLFTLKKPRGRASLDETHIAAIIETCGALPRSVVESGEYSSEIFKSNGQLRHIKHLKTRKLTSTLVNQYGWPRHEARHFVCFIRPMLDTDPHQRISARDALNNCWLSLGGCDCCKDKPKPRRGRGREHMGSSEDESRPGTPDPRSSNDNPNEHQVLY encoded by the exons ATGGACACCGATAGATCCGATTCGGACGATTCCAAAATGAAGACAAACGAGTACAATGCTCCACCTCATGAAGACAGGGGAAAGAAGATCAGATATACTTACCAGAGCTCTGAAGATGGATCGGATGGAGATCAGACGGCCAGAATGCCGGCCGATGTGAATGAGCGGCCCTCCGGCGAATCGGAGAGGATCTCAGCAAGCGAGTGTACTCCGCCCGACAAAGATCCGGATCCGGTGACCATCGGTGATATCCTAAACAATCGCTATCATGCTATAAAGAAACTGGGCTCGGGCCACTTTTCCACCGTCTGGCTGTGCTTCGACTGCACCGCGGAGCGCTACTGTGCTGTCAAGGTGGTCAAATCGGCGGAAACCTACATGGAAACCGCTCGCGACGAGATCCGGCTACTGTGCGCCATGGACGAGTTCGAAGGCCATCCGCTGAGGAAGCGCATCGTAGAGTTCATTGATCATTTTTACATGACCGTATCGCATTGCACCCATCTCTGCCTGGTGTTCGAAGTGCTCGGTGACAATCTATTCACCCTGATCCAGAAGTCTCGCTTCAGTGGTCTGCCCATAAAAAATGTGAAGCAAATAGCCAAGCAGGTCCTCGAGGGCCTGTACTTTCTGCACAACAAGTGCCACATAATCCACACCGATTTGAAGCCGGAGAATGTGCTCGTGGTGAACAGCGATGCGGCCGTCCGGGGACAGGTCAACCAGACCATCAATAGATTTCTGAAGGCCCAGTCTAAGCTTAGGAAATCTGG ACATGGCTCTGCACGCGGCAGCCTGAGTGACCGGGAGAGGAATCGCTGTCGCAATCCGGACTGCATCAAGCTGACCAAGACTGCCAAGAGGAAGCAGCGGGCGCGGGTCAAGAGGCTGGTTACCTTCTTCCATGGCCATCGCCGTTGGCTCCGCCTCGAGGCCATCGATGATCTTCTGTCCCTGGCCAAACAGGGCCAACTTTCGCGTGACACCGCTGCCATGGGCGTCACTGGCAAGCTGACCTTCATGCCCTTTAACTTCGACGGGCTGCAGATCCTTGACGAACACCAGGTGGAGTATATAGAGAATATCCCCATCGTTGAACGGGTGGGCGATATGCCAGCGGAGCCTCCTAACCGCGACCCCAATGGTGGACCTAATGGCGTTCGTAATGTCGATAGGCGTTCCCGCGCACGCCGCAGAGAAGACAGAGAGCAAGATAGCGATAGCGATGTGGTCGGCAGTTTCGACGAGGAGCCGGAGGAATGCGTTGACCCAGTGGGCCTTCTGATCCACAGCCCAAAGAATTTTATGCAGTATGCCCTAAAGAAAGCCATGGCTTCGGATCGCGCACAGTCTCCCCATCATCAGCCTACTAGGCGCAGCGTCAGGCGGGGCTCAACTAGCCATCAAAGGCGAAGGAAAAAAACAGGATCGGTAGTACCGAATCCG GCTAAGAACGAGGCCTACATGAAGCGGAAAAGGGAGGCCAATTTGTTGGCTTACCTTCAGGGCAAGGACCCGGCCACCGAGTTCTGTGAGGTGAATGTGAAGATTGCCGACATGGGCAATGGCTGTTGGTTCCATCACCACTTCGCCGACGACATACAGACCCGAGAGTACAGGGCCGTGGAGGTGATCCTTGGGGCCGGCTACAGCGAGACCGCGGACATTTGGAGTGCTGCCTGCTTGTTCTGGGAAATGGTCACCGGCGATTATCTGTTTACGCTCAAGAAGCCTCGCGGACGGGCCAGCCTGGATGAGACCCACATTGCCGCCATTATCGAGACTTGTGGAGCCCTTCCCCGTAGCGTGGTCGAGAGTGGCGAATACTCGTCGGAGATCTTCAAGTCTAATGGCCAGCTTCGGCACATCAAACACTTGAAGACCCGCAAACTGACCAGTACCCTGGTGAACCAGTACGGCTGGCCGCGCCACGAGGCCCGACACTTTGTCTGCTTCATCAGACCCATGTTGGACACGGATCCGCACCAACGCATTTCTGCCCGGGATGCCCTGAACAACTGTTGGTTGTCCTTGGGAGGCTGCGATTGCTGTaaggacaagcccaagccGCGTAGAGGTCGTGGTCGCGAGCACATGGGGTCCAGCGAGGACGAATCGCGTCCTGGTACACCAGATCCCAGGTCGAGCAACGACAATCCAAACGAACACCAGGTCCTTTACTAG